A genomic stretch from Sporocytophaga myxococcoides DSM 11118 includes:
- a CDS encoding formyl transferase → MMGQKIILLAVDCDFTNMIYHALKESYPNIEVIIEEPVSKGKLIRGRIRKLGLFKVFGQLVFQVGVYPFLKRRAQARIKAILNKAGMSSESIPPGIVKKIGSANSNESIDLIKAKAPDLIIINGTRILSEKFVKTFQGKIMNIHAGITPTYRGVHGGYWALINNDPENCGTTVHFVDSGIDTGSILAQDKVEVEQEDNFATYPYLQFVKGINLLLSSMDKFFEGNLKVISAESAKSALWYHPTFIEYFYYWKTKKVK, encoded by the coding sequence ATGATGGGGCAAAAGATCATATTGCTAGCAGTAGATTGCGACTTCACAAATATGATTTATCATGCATTAAAAGAATCATATCCTAACATTGAAGTGATCATTGAAGAGCCAGTATCCAAAGGAAAACTGATCAGAGGAAGAATTCGGAAATTGGGATTGTTCAAAGTATTTGGCCAGCTTGTTTTTCAGGTAGGAGTTTATCCTTTTTTAAAGAGAAGAGCTCAGGCAAGAATCAAAGCGATACTAAATAAAGCAGGCATGTCATCAGAGTCGATTCCTCCTGGGATAGTGAAAAAGATTGGGTCCGCAAACAGTAATGAATCAATTGACTTGATAAAAGCCAAAGCTCCGGATCTCATTATCATCAATGGAACAAGGATTTTGTCAGAAAAATTTGTTAAGACCTTTCAGGGGAAAATAATGAATATTCATGCGGGGATTACTCCCACATACAGAGGGGTTCATGGAGGGTATTGGGCTCTTATCAATAACGATCCGGAAAACTGTGGCACTACCGTGCATTTTGTCGATTCCGGAATTGATACGGGAAGCATACTTGCTCAGGACAAAGTGGAGGTTGAACAAGAGGATAATTTTGCAACCTATCCGTATTTGCAGTTTGTGAAGGGAATCAATCTCCTGCTGAGTTCGATGGATAAATTTTTTGAAGGCAACCTGAAAGTTATTTCGGCTGAGTCTGCAAAATCAGCATTATGGTACCACCCGACATTCATTGAGTATTTTTATTATTGGAAAACAAAAAAAGTTAAATAG
- the dnaJ gene encoding molecular chaperone DnaJ → MAKRDYYEILGVSKSSSAEEIKKAYRKIAIKYHPDKNPDDPSAEEKFKEAAEAYEVLSSPEKKQRYDQFGHQGVGGGFGGGGGMNMDDIFSQFGDIFGGGSPFESFFGGGGGRGGRAQRRGSNLRIKLKLTLQEIAQGAEKKIKVKRYVACDDCGGNGSKNGAALQNCPVCQGTGQTRKVVNTMLGQMVSTSTCHACHGEGTTISQKCPTCEGEGRVLKEEVISIKVPAGVAEGMQLSMSGKGNAPNRGGIPGDLLILIEEVEDELLKRDGQNIIYELYISFIDAVLGTSLEVPTIEGKVKIKIDPGTQSGKILRLKEKGLREVNGYSKGDQLIYVNVWTPQTLSKEEKNILTSLKDSESFKPNPGKHDKGFFEKMKEFF, encoded by the coding sequence ATGGCTAAAAGAGATTACTACGAAATTCTTGGTGTTTCTAAATCTTCAAGTGCTGAAGAGATAAAGAAAGCCTACAGAAAAATCGCAATTAAATACCATCCTGACAAAAATCCTGATGATCCTTCCGCTGAAGAAAAATTCAAGGAAGCTGCGGAAGCCTACGAGGTATTAAGCAGCCCCGAGAAGAAGCAAAGGTATGACCAGTTTGGTCATCAGGGAGTTGGCGGCGGCTTCGGCGGTGGCGGCGGCATGAACATGGACGATATCTTCTCTCAGTTCGGGGATATTTTCGGGGGCGGAAGTCCTTTCGAAAGTTTCTTCGGTGGAGGTGGTGGTAGAGGTGGACGTGCGCAGCGCAGAGGAAGTAATCTCAGAATAAAGCTTAAGCTTACCCTTCAGGAAATAGCTCAGGGTGCCGAAAAGAAAATAAAAGTAAAGCGCTACGTTGCTTGTGATGATTGCGGCGGAAATGGATCAAAAAATGGCGCAGCGCTTCAGAACTGTCCTGTTTGTCAGGGAACTGGCCAAACCAGGAAAGTGGTGAATACCATGCTTGGACAAATGGTGAGTACGTCTACTTGTCATGCTTGTCATGGTGAAGGAACGACAATCTCTCAGAAATGTCCGACATGTGAGGGAGAAGGAAGAGTGCTGAAGGAAGAAGTGATAAGCATAAAAGTACCTGCCGGTGTGGCTGAAGGTATGCAATTGAGCATGTCTGGTAAAGGTAATGCCCCAAATCGCGGAGGAATACCTGGCGATCTCCTTATATTAATAGAAGAAGTTGAAGATGAGCTGTTAAAAAGAGATGGGCAAAACATTATTTATGAGCTATATATCAGCTTTATAGATGCAGTTTTGGGAACCTCTCTGGAAGTGCCAACAATTGAAGGTAAAGTGAAGATCAAAATAGATCCGGGAACTCAGAGCGGAAAGATATTGAGATTGAAGGAAAAAGGTTTGAGAGAAGTGAACGGATATTCCAAAGGAGATCAACTTATTTATGTAAATGTCTGGACACCACAGACATTATCTAAAGAAGAGAAAAATATCCTTACTTCTCTGAAAGATTCTGAAAGCTTCAAGCCTAATCCGGGAAAGCATGATAAAGGCTTCTTTGAGAAAATGAAAGAATTCTTTTAA
- a CDS encoding polysaccharide deacetylase family protein: protein MPAYFVISLDFELLWGVKDHRTKADYGENILGARKAIPLMLELFERKKIHVSWATVGFLFCDNKKDLLNSFPQVKPEYQNTKLSNYNQLADLGEDEQSDPYHYGKSLIRLIQTKKYQDLETHTFSHYYCQEPNKQERAFEADIKAAVLAAEGLGVKVKSIVFPRNQVNREYLQVLADNGIIAYRGNPSSYYYDANSQKENTMFKRIIRLLDSYFPLIKKSTPSFKKINPEVPVNIASSRFLRPYSSKLFFLERLKIKRIKSEMYQAAISNEIYHLWWHPHNFGKSTNRNMEQLEELLDWYTYLNKQFGMASASMTELATDVLNKHKQL, encoded by the coding sequence ATGCCTGCTTACTTTGTCATATCGCTGGATTTTGAATTACTATGGGGGGTAAAAGACCATCGTACTAAGGCCGATTATGGTGAAAATATTTTAGGAGCTCGTAAGGCTATTCCATTAATGCTTGAACTTTTTGAAAGAAAAAAAATTCATGTATCCTGGGCCACTGTTGGTTTTTTGTTTTGTGATAATAAAAAAGACCTGTTAAATTCCTTTCCTCAAGTAAAGCCAGAATACCAGAATACGAAGTTATCCAACTATAACCAGTTGGCAGATCTCGGTGAAGATGAACAAAGTGATCCATACCATTATGGGAAATCATTGATTCGTCTCATTCAAACAAAAAAATATCAGGACCTAGAAACGCATACATTTTCCCATTACTATTGTCAGGAGCCCAATAAGCAGGAAAGAGCATTTGAAGCAGATATCAAAGCTGCTGTGCTTGCTGCAGAAGGATTAGGCGTTAAAGTTAAATCTATTGTATTTCCGAGAAATCAGGTGAATAGGGAGTATCTCCAAGTACTTGCTGATAATGGTATAATAGCTTATCGTGGTAATCCTTCTTCCTACTATTACGATGCAAATAGCCAGAAAGAAAATACTATGTTTAAAAGAATTATAAGGCTGCTGGATTCATATTTCCCATTAATAAAAAAATCCACTCCTTCTTTTAAGAAAATTAATCCGGAAGTGCCTGTAAATATTGCTTCGAGCAGATTCCTCAGACCATATTCTTCGAAGCTCTTCTTTCTGGAAAGGTTGAAAATAAAAAGGATAAAATCAGAAATGTATCAGGCTGCAATATCAAATGAAATTTATCATCTTTGGTGGCATCCCCATAATTTTGGAAAATCGACAAATCGAAACATGGAACAACTGGAGGAGCTGCTGGACTGGTATACTTATCTGAACAAACAATTTGGAATGGCATCAGCAAGTATGACTGAGTTGGCTACAGATGTTTTAAACAAGCATAAGCAATTATGA
- a CDS encoding nucleotide exchange factor GrpE yields the protein MIPEEKNEQKDFQTENADQETVTSEGKENTEGTSQGANEVETLKKENEELKDKYLRLYSEFDNFRRRTSKERVELLKTAGEDVLTSLLPVLDDFERASVSMAKATEVSAIKEGVSLIHNKIYKTLEQKGLKVMEDQRGKEFNSEIHEAITQIPAPTPDLKGKIVDVVENGYYLNEKVVRFAKVVIGA from the coding sequence ATGATACCGGAAGAAAAGAACGAACAAAAAGATTTTCAGACAGAAAATGCGGATCAGGAGACTGTAACTTCGGAAGGAAAAGAAAATACTGAAGGAACTTCTCAGGGGGCAAATGAGGTTGAAACTTTGAAAAAGGAAAATGAGGAATTGAAAGATAAATATCTGAGATTATATTCCGAGTTTGACAATTTCAGAAGAAGAACCTCAAAAGAACGCGTTGAACTTTTGAAAACTGCGGGGGAGGATGTTCTTACTAGCTTACTGCCAGTATTAGATGATTTTGAAAGAGCATCAGTATCAATGGCAAAAGCTACTGAAGTTTCCGCAATCAAAGAAGGAGTTTCCCTTATTCATAATAAAATATATAAAACCCTTGAGCAAAAAGGTCTTAAAGTAATGGAAGATCAGAGGGGAAAAGAGTTTAACAGCGAAATTCATGAAGCTATTACTCAAATTCCGGCTCCCACACCAGACCTTAAAGGCAAAATTGTTGATGTTGTAGAAAACGGATATTATCTGAATGAAAAGGTGGTTCGTTTTGCAAAAGTTGTTATCGGAGCATAA
- a CDS encoding tetratricopeptide repeat protein, with product MRKALLFFLFIISFTGTTLIAQPKQNSNMLLSDEFLQLEATDAVNAMYNFKFDFAEKKFREFKEKWPWHPMPYFLMGLSTWWKIMPNIDNEAYDATFEAYMDSSITVAKELFEQNEENYEAAFFLSGAYGFKGRLYGERKKYSKAAFAGKEALYYLSKYSDNNTLTAEFLFGKALFNYYEVWIKEEYPLLRPVLAFFPDGNKELGMKQLKEVSYNAFYTRIEAQYFLMRIHYLEEENYAKAFPIARYLSTTFPDNPYFQRMYAMLAFVNGQRNEAEVASLEILNKLDQKYPGYEERAGRYAAYFLGYVYKYNYRDNKKAKDYFQRMLIFSEKTNLTDSYYYLSSLSNLAQIAHEEKDYETAKRYYKTLMKRAEKKDPLYKEAKEYLDPPKKKDKKKK from the coding sequence ATGCGTAAAGCACTTTTATTCTTTTTATTTATTATTTCCTTTACAGGAACTACTCTCATTGCTCAGCCAAAGCAAAATTCAAATATGCTATTGTCTGACGAATTTCTGCAGCTTGAAGCAACAGATGCAGTGAACGCGATGTATAATTTCAAATTTGATTTTGCTGAAAAAAAATTCAGGGAATTTAAAGAGAAATGGCCTTGGCACCCCATGCCTTATTTCCTGATGGGACTAAGCACCTGGTGGAAAATAATGCCCAATATTGATAATGAAGCTTATGATGCAACATTTGAGGCATACATGGACTCTTCTATAACAGTTGCGAAAGAGCTTTTTGAACAAAATGAAGAGAATTACGAAGCTGCCTTCTTTCTATCCGGTGCTTATGGGTTTAAAGGCAGGCTTTACGGAGAAAGAAAAAAATACAGCAAAGCTGCTTTTGCTGGTAAAGAAGCTTTATACTACCTAAGTAAATACTCTGACAACAATACCCTTACCGCCGAATTCTTATTTGGAAAAGCTCTTTTCAACTACTACGAAGTATGGATTAAAGAAGAATATCCTTTACTGCGTCCAGTGCTGGCATTTTTTCCGGACGGGAATAAAGAGCTGGGCATGAAGCAGCTCAAAGAAGTTTCATACAACGCATTTTATACGAGGATTGAGGCTCAGTATTTCTTAATGAGAATTCACTACCTGGAAGAAGAAAACTACGCAAAAGCATTTCCGATTGCCAGGTATCTGTCTACAACTTTCCCAGACAATCCTTACTTTCAGAGAATGTATGCAATGCTGGCATTCGTAAATGGTCAGCGGAATGAAGCTGAAGTCGCATCGCTTGAGATTCTTAATAAGCTTGACCAAAAATATCCGGGTTATGAAGAGAGAGCAGGAAGGTATGCTGCCTATTTTCTCGGGTATGTCTACAAGTACAATTACAGAGATAATAAAAAAGCGAAAGATTATTTTCAGAGGATGCTTATCTTTTCTGAGAAAACCAATCTTACTGACTCCTACTACTATCTGAGTTCTTTATCTAATCTGGCGCAGATCGCTCACGAAGAAAAAGACTATGAAACTGCAAAGAGGTATTATAAAACCTTGATGAAAAGGGCTGAGAAGAAAGATCCTCTTTATAAAGAAGCAAAGGAATATCTTGACCCTCCAAAGAAGAAAGACAAAAAGAAAAAATAA
- the hpt gene encoding hypoxanthine phosphoribosyltransferase codes for MKILDKEFEIFIPKEKIQQRIQELANDLSYKMEGKDPLFVAILNGAFMFASDLFKEISIPARITFIKTASYEGTETTGSVQKLIGLKENIKGQHLVLVDDIFDTGLTMQAVCEEMRKQNPASISILTLLDKVSKHKTDLKIDFKGFEIPDKFVLGYGLDYNGYGRNLKDIYALAD; via the coding sequence ATGAAAATATTAGATAAGGAATTTGAAATTTTTATCCCAAAGGAAAAAATTCAACAGAGAATTCAGGAATTGGCAAACGATCTTTCATACAAAATGGAAGGGAAAGACCCTTTGTTTGTTGCCATATTAAATGGAGCATTTATGTTTGCTTCAGATTTATTTAAGGAAATTTCCATTCCTGCCAGAATTACTTTTATCAAAACGGCTTCCTATGAAGGCACCGAAACTACAGGAAGTGTTCAAAAACTGATCGGACTGAAGGAAAATATTAAAGGACAGCATTTGGTCCTTGTAGATGATATTTTTGATACTGGCCTCACCATGCAGGCTGTTTGTGAAGAAATGAGAAAGCAAAATCCTGCATCTATTTCAATTTTAACTTTACTTGACAAGGTCTCTAAACATAAAACGGATTTAAAGATTGATTTTAAAGGATTCGAGATTCCTGATAAATTTGTATTGGGTTACGGCCTCGATTACAATGGCTATGGAAGAAATTTAAAGGATATTTATGCATTAGCCGACTGA
- the obgE gene encoding GTPase ObgE encodes MASSNFIDYVKICCRSGAGGAGSVHFRHEKFADMGGPDGGNGGHGGHIILRGNSQLWTLLHLKYRKHVIAEPGQKGEGGRRTGASGEHVILDVPLGTVAKDAESGEFMVEISEHGQEVILVPGGRGGLGNDHFKTPTVQAPRTAQPGEPGIEQWVVLELKLLADVGLVGFPNAGKSTLLSKVSAAKPEIADYPFTTLTPNLGVVSYRDDKSFVMADIPGIIEGASEGRGLGLRFLRHIERNSILLFLVPSDSKDIKADYNVLLNELREFNPELLDKKRILGISKTDLLDEELENLIEKELPNVPFVMFSSYTGNGLMKLKDLIWRTLNE; translated from the coding sequence TTGGCTTCTTCAAATTTTATTGATTACGTAAAAATCTGCTGCAGATCTGGAGCAGGAGGTGCAGGTTCTGTTCATTTTCGACATGAAAAATTTGCAGATATGGGTGGTCCCGATGGTGGAAATGGTGGTCATGGCGGTCATATTATTCTTAGGGGAAACTCTCAGCTCTGGACATTACTCCATCTAAAATACCGAAAACATGTTATTGCTGAGCCTGGTCAGAAGGGTGAAGGCGGAAGACGTACCGGAGCCAGCGGCGAACATGTAATTCTCGATGTTCCGCTGGGTACTGTTGCCAAAGATGCAGAAAGTGGAGAGTTTATGGTAGAAATAAGCGAACATGGGCAGGAAGTAATACTTGTCCCTGGCGGTAGAGGCGGATTGGGGAATGATCATTTTAAAACACCTACCGTTCAGGCGCCGAGAACAGCACAACCGGGGGAGCCTGGGATTGAACAGTGGGTGGTTCTTGAGCTGAAACTTTTGGCAGATGTTGGTCTCGTGGGATTTCCAAATGCAGGAAAATCTACCCTATTATCCAAAGTCTCTGCTGCTAAACCTGAAATCGCAGATTATCCATTTACCACACTTACGCCCAATCTTGGAGTTGTAAGCTATAGGGATGACAAGTCATTTGTTATGGCAGATATCCCGGGAATTATTGAAGGGGCATCTGAAGGGAGAGGTCTGGGACTGCGTTTTTTAAGACACATAGAAAGAAATTCTATTTTACTTTTTCTTGTTCCTTCAGATAGCAAGGACATAAAAGCAGATTACAATGTTCTTTTAAACGAATTGAGAGAATTTAACCCGGAACTGCTTGATAAAAAGAGAATTTTGGGAATCTCTAAAACCGACCTGCTTGATGAGGAACTTGAAAATCTGATAGAAAAGGAACTTCCTAATGTACCTTTCGTCATGTTTTCATCCTACACAGGGAATGGGCTGATGAAGTTAAAAGATCTGATATGGCGCACATTAAATGAATAA
- a CDS encoding M20/M25/M40 family metallo-hydrolase, translating to MDFSLLKELCSVHAPSGNEIAMKEFLIAYITSNQHSWKVKPHIIQGDEFQDSFLLVFGSPVTAVFAHMDSIGFTVRYGHQLVPIGGPEQKSGYKLRGSDSQGEILCEMEVSKEEDITYKFPRQIDRGTELVFDCNFREDLHYVQSCYLDNRLGVFNALKLAETLENGIIAFSCWEEHGGGSVSVLAKYVYENYKVRQALISDITWITEGVRHGQGVVISMRDRSIPRRSYLNKVINLAKTSGIPFQLEVEAFGGSDGKELQSSPYPFDWVFIGAAEDNVHSPDEKVHKEDITSMIEMYKFLLKNL from the coding sequence ATGGATTTTAGTTTACTTAAAGAACTTTGCTCAGTTCATGCACCTTCTGGAAATGAGATTGCAATGAAAGAATTTCTTATTGCATATATCACGTCCAATCAGCACAGCTGGAAAGTTAAGCCTCACATTATCCAAGGCGATGAATTTCAGGATAGTTTTTTACTTGTCTTTGGAAGTCCTGTTACAGCTGTATTTGCACACATGGATTCAATAGGTTTTACAGTAAGATATGGCCACCAGCTTGTTCCGATCGGCGGTCCGGAACAGAAGTCGGGATATAAACTTAGAGGCAGTGACAGTCAGGGAGAGATTCTTTGTGAAATGGAAGTTAGCAAAGAGGAGGATATTACCTATAAATTTCCCCGACAGATAGACCGTGGAACAGAGCTTGTATTCGACTGTAATTTCAGAGAAGATCTGCATTATGTTCAATCATGCTATCTCGACAACAGGCTTGGTGTTTTTAACGCTTTGAAGCTGGCAGAAACACTTGAAAATGGAATTATTGCATTTTCATGCTGGGAAGAACATGGAGGAGGTTCTGTCTCAGTACTTGCGAAATATGTATATGAAAATTATAAAGTTCGCCAGGCACTGATTTCAGATATTACCTGGATTACCGAAGGTGTGAGGCATGGACAAGGTGTGGTTATTTCCATGCGTGACAGAAGTATTCCCCGAAGAAGTTATTTAAATAAGGTAATAAATCTGGCTAAAACATCCGGAATACCATTTCAGCTAGAAGTGGAAGCATTTGGGGGAAGTGATGGAAAGGAATTGCAATCATCTCCATATCCTTTCGATTGGGTATTCATCGGAGCTGCAGAAGACAACGTCCATTCGCCTGATGAAAAGGTTCATAAAGAGGATATTACTTCAATGATTGAAATGTATAAGTTCTTACTGAAAAATCTCTGA
- a CDS encoding Lrp/AsnC family transcriptional regulator: protein MQNISKLDPIDRQILEKLQANAKITNSQLAQEIGLSPAPTLERVRKLENAGLIKSYHAQVDTEKLGLGVGIFILISLSSHKKNQIKSFVDKINKIPEVIECHHITGSGDFLLKVLTHNISSYQELILEKLVDIEEIGNMQSMVILSTYKDSKVMPIL, encoded by the coding sequence ATGCAAAATATTTCTAAACTGGATCCAATTGACAGGCAGATACTGGAGAAGCTGCAAGCAAATGCTAAAATTACTAATTCTCAATTAGCTCAGGAAATCGGCCTTTCCCCCGCACCCACTTTGGAGAGGGTTAGAAAATTAGAGAATGCAGGACTGATTAAAAGTTATCATGCTCAGGTAGATACAGAAAAACTAGGACTTGGAGTAGGTATATTTATTCTCATCTCACTTTCAAGTCATAAAAAAAATCAGATTAAATCTTTTGTTGATAAAATAAACAAGATTCCTGAAGTTATTGAGTGCCATCATATTACCGGGTCAGGTGATTTCCTGTTAAAAGTGCTGACTCATAATATTTCCAGTTATCAGGAGTTGATCCTTGAAAAGCTTGTGGATATTGAAGAAATCGGGAATATGCAGTCAATGGTAATCCTTTCCACATACAAGGATTCTAAAGTAATGCCCATTCTTTAA
- the msrB gene encoding peptide-methionine (R)-S-oxide reductase MsrB, which yields MKNLVLVTIVLRLFTGCSQTSQFPKFQNFNQTDTVAKSNEEWKRQLTPEQYTVTREQGTEPPFNNKYDKNKEKGIYKCICCGNSLFSSYQKFDSGTGWPSFWQPIDKTHVKYLEDGDRVEVRCNRCDAHLGHVFEDGPKPTGLRYCMNSASLDFVKRKKNAKS from the coding sequence ATGAAAAACCTTGTTTTGGTAACCATCGTACTTCGTCTATTTACCGGATGTTCTCAAACCAGTCAATTTCCGAAATTCCAAAACTTCAATCAGACAGATACCGTAGCTAAATCTAATGAGGAATGGAAAAGGCAGTTAACGCCTGAGCAATATACTGTTACCCGAGAACAGGGAACTGAACCTCCATTTAATAATAAGTATGATAAAAATAAAGAAAAAGGTATTTACAAATGCATCTGTTGCGGAAACAGCCTTTTTAGCTCATACCAAAAATTTGATTCAGGCACAGGCTGGCCAAGTTTCTGGCAACCAATTGACAAAACACATGTAAAATATCTGGAAGATGGTGACAGAGTGGAAGTCAGATGCAACCGCTGTGACGCTCACCTCGGACATGTATTTGAAGATGGGCCAAAGCCGACAGGCCTCAGGTATTGTATGAATTCGGCATCTTTGGATTTTGTAAAAAGGAAGAAAAATGCGAAAAGCTGA
- a CDS encoding adenylate kinase: protein MLNIILFGPPYAGKGTQSQNIIEKYGLIHLSTGDLLRAEMKEGTELGKSAQKLINDGLLVPDEVVIGMINNKIKSNKSSKGFIFDGFPRTVPQAGALDHLCVENGITVDAVIGLTVEKDELTKRAVLRGQTSNRADDKDPVVISKRIVVYQEETAPVADYYRKKGIYKEVDGMNSIEQVFKDISKILDLVKQ from the coding sequence ATGTTGAACATCATTCTATTTGGACCTCCTTACGCAGGTAAAGGCACTCAAAGCCAGAATATCATTGAAAAGTATGGTTTGATTCACCTTTCTACAGGCGATTTATTAAGAGCAGAAATGAAGGAAGGTACTGAGTTAGGTAAAAGCGCTCAGAAGCTCATTAATGATGGTTTGCTTGTTCCTGACGAGGTAGTTATCGGAATGATCAACAACAAAATAAAAAGCAACAAATCGTCAAAAGGCTTCATTTTTGACGGATTTCCAAGAACAGTTCCTCAGGCAGGTGCATTAGACCACCTTTGTGTCGAAAATGGTATTACCGTTGATGCAGTAATCGGACTTACCGTAGAAAAAGATGAGCTAACTAAAAGAGCTGTACTTAGAGGTCAGACATCTAACAGGGCGGATGATAAAGATCCGGTAGTAATCAGCAAGAGAATAGTTGTTTATCAGGAAGAAACAGCTCCCGTTGCAGACTATTATCGCAAAAAGGGTATCTACAAAGAAGTAGACGGAATGAATTCCATTGAACAGGTGTTCAAAGATATTTCCAAGATATTGGATTTAGTAAAACAGTAA